A window from Candidatus Babeliales bacterium encodes these proteins:
- a CDS encoding ankyrin repeat domain-containing protein: MNSFKSYIYLWCLIALHQSSVFAMKPAVTIPTVPSFWMAQGSTNFSVPLLGQYVAIPQATVSQEVLQNAQEEFMQEQQTAQPVYLMPKMKPSYVFEKPSYDVSQVSQMQESTQKKRFWDGLRGGSSGMFRPTISRLMSRQQAATILGVSKNASPEDIKKAFRKAALKAHPDTGGSDKAMQEVNKAKDILSENQSASEINSDKYKKSYEDQDKDRDIDASLFSAIDARDLARVKKLVKDGANVNAQSKPVGETPLFRAIFKDAQDIVKFLLDNGVSVNQKSKYTKKTILHMAAIYDHAEILKLLLEKGADFNLKDVDGKTPVDVAIKNNSLRSLKVLIDAGAGTTEQRLRYGPHVDEDQDIDASLFSAIDACDLDKVKKLVKNGANVNAQSKARYVGETPLYRAVFRNAEDIVKFLFDNGVIVNKKCEYSKRTALHIAAVNDHADMLKLLLEKGADFNVKDVDGKTPVDVAIEYNSLKSLKVLLDAGAGTTAQKLRYGAIKGLWDHSFKKHFRDHRVAFSVAGLGASLFIAYKSLFNHEKAMEQSPIIIADKPTSESTSVQGEAVELKRIADYKISDASEDRRVLFSIGCFVAIVSYLVYNYGKSLEDDDNLSSSDVTASSKKVNHVSVQNDNANIDMQDSDGFTALHRAIFDRSVVAVKILLQDGANTEIVNNDGYYPLHIAALRGDVEIVKLLLGYGANIEVREKKNQSTALHLAADYGQIQVIQTLILHKANINACNVFEETALMYAVEKGFVEIVKMLVVAGANVNAKSLNVYYTPLQLAFCSKNPKIIKTLILHGVDVHTPMNNGFTSLHAAVQFGFLEIVQMLLAHKVDVNVKKQSDGATPLHYAAYLGNAEIVKELLKYNADVNALDKEGYTPLHVAFLPKASLQIKIVQELIAAGADVKAITNDNKTVLDLALCCNADKEIIALLKRHGARSKT; the protein is encoded by the coding sequence ATGAATAGTTTCAAGAGCTATATCTATCTATGGTGCTTGATAGCATTACATCAATCATCGGTTTTTGCGATGAAACCAGCTGTTACTATTCCAACGGTTCCGTCATTCTGGATGGCTCAAGGAAGTACGAATTTTAGTGTTCCATTGCTTGGTCAATATGTTGCAATTCCACAAGCAACAGTAAGCCAAGAGGTGCTGCAAAATGCGCAAGAAGAATTTATGCAAGAGCAGCAAACAGCACAACCAGTATATTTAATGCCAAAGATGAAACCTTCATATGTTTTTGAGAAGCCTAGCTATGATGTTTCACAGGTTTCCCAGATGCAGGAGTCAACTCAAAAAAAAAGATTTTGGGACGGACTACGAGGTGGTTCATCAGGTATGTTTAGGCCAACAATATCTCGGTTAATGTCACGTCAGCAAGCAGCAACTATTTTAGGCGTGTCTAAAAATGCATCACCAGAGGATATAAAAAAGGCTTTTCGTAAAGCTGCTTTAAAGGCCCATCCTGATACTGGTGGTAGTGATAAAGCTATGCAAGAAGTGAATAAAGCAAAAGATATTTTAAGTGAAAATCAGAGCGCGTCAGAAATAAATTCTGATAAATATAAAAAAAGTTACGAAGATCAAGATAAAGATCGAGATATTGACGCTTCTTTATTTAGTGCTATTGATGCTCGTGATCTAGCTAGAGTAAAAAAGCTTGTTAAAGATGGTGCAAATGTGAATGCGCAGTCTAAGCCTGTTGGCGAAACTCCGTTATTTAGGGCTATTTTTAAAGATGCCCAAGATATTGTAAAATTTTTACTCGATAATGGAGTGAGTGTTAATCAAAAATCTAAATATACTAAAAAAACAATCTTACATATGGCTGCGATTTATGATCATGCAGAGATATTAAAACTTCTTCTTGAAAAAGGGGCAGATTTTAATCTAAAAGATGTAGATGGTAAAACACCTGTCGATGTAGCTATAAAAAACAATAGTCTAAGATCGCTTAAAGTTCTTATTGATGCAGGTGCAGGTACGACTGAGCAAAGGTTGCGGTATGGACCGCATGTTGATGAAGATCAAGATATTGATGCTTCTTTATTTAGCGCTATTGATGCTTGTGATCTAGATAAAGTAAAAAAGCTTGTTAAGAATGGTGCAAATGTGAATGCACAGTCTAAAGCTAGGTATGTTGGTGAAACTCCTTTATATAGGGCTGTTTTTAGAAATGCCGAAGATATTGTAAAATTTTTATTCGATAATGGGGTGATTGTTAATAAAAAATGTGAATATAGTAAAAGAACAGCCTTACATATCGCTGCGGTGAATGATCATGCAGATATGCTAAAACTTCTTCTTGAAAAAGGGGCAGATTTTAATGTAAAAGATGTAGATGGTAAAACACCTGTGGATGTAGCTATAGAATACAATAGTCTAAAATCGCTTAAAGTTCTTCTTGATGCAGGTGCGGGTACGACTGCACAAAAGTTGCGGTATGGAGCGATAAAAGGATTGTGGGATCATTCCTTTAAAAAGCATTTTCGTGATCATAGAGTTGCTTTCTCTGTTGCTGGACTAGGGGCATCGCTTTTTATTGCATATAAGAGTCTTTTTAATCATGAAAAGGCAATGGAACAATCGCCAATAATTATTGCTGACAAGCCAACCAGTGAGTCAACCAGTGTTCAAGGGGAGGCGGTTGAATTAAAAAGAATTGCTGACTATAAAATCAGTGATGCCTCAGAAGATCGGCGAGTATTGTTTTCCATTGGTTGCTTTGTGGCTATTGTGAGTTATTTGGTTTACAACTATGGCAAAAGCTTAGAAGATGATGACAACTTAAGCTCATCTGACGTTACAGCATCAAGTAAAAAAGTTAATCACGTGTCTGTGCAAAATGATAACGCAAACATTGATATGCAAGATTCTGATGGGTTCACTGCTTTACATCGAGCTATCTTTGATAGATCTGTTGTTGCAGTAAAAATATTGCTACAAGATGGTGCTAATACAGAAATAGTAAACAATGATGGGTATTATCCATTACATATAGCTGCTTTAAGAGGCGATGTTGAAATTGTAAAATTACTTCTTGGATATGGTGCAAATATCGAAGTAAGAGAGAAAAAAAATCAATCAACAGCATTACATCTTGCCGCAGACTATGGTCAGATTCAGGTCATCCAAACATTGATTTTACATAAAGCAAATATTAATGCATGCAATGTATTTGAGGAGACAGCACTTATGTATGCTGTTGAAAAGGGGTTTGTAGAGATTGTTAAAATGCTTGTGGTGGCTGGAGCTAATGTTAATGCAAAAAGTCTGAATGTCTATTATACACCATTGCAATTAGCATTTTGTTCAAAAAATCCTAAAATCATTAAAACACTGATTTTACATGGCGTAGATGTACACACACCAATGAACAATGGATTTACTAGTTTGCATGCAGCTGTGCAGTTCGGGTTTTTAGAAATTGTACAAATGCTGCTTGCTCATAAAGTTGATGTAAATGTAAAGAAGCAGAGTGATGGTGCGACGCCATTACATTATGCTGCGTATCTAGGTAATGCAGAAATTGTAAAGGAATTGCTGAAATATAACGCTGATGTAAATGCTCTTGATAAAGAAGGCTATACACCATTGCATGTTGCTTTCTTGCCTAAGGCAAGTTTGCAAATTAAAATTGTTCAAGAATTAATTGCAGCAGGAGCAGATGTTAAAGCAATAACCAATGATAATAAAACGGTTCTCGATCTCGCTCTTTGTTGTAATGCAGATAAAGAGATCATTGCTTTACTCAAGAGACATGGGGCAAGATCAAAAACATAA
- a CDS encoding methyltransferase domain-containing protein, with protein MKKIIFSICLTLIVPPLKANFDNKQKEEILSQLSKERYFPYQDIIINNEMISKGVGPDCQSRYDAINKVINKYQRPIKVLDIGASNGYFSLRIAHDYNALCVMSDVSDRLRTICELNDQVSSIIYLKKELSLKDLEDLCNAEHFDVILALNVVHHMEPWKEILDIIFQLGDTIIIETPPANDDRVKDLPSIPLIEHYLLNKADGRVITETPRAAANNFDQIIVLDSKTDHLNQKEYTPNAYAKMFCFENIKESSNKPSFKLSTFHLLNGVFPSISEFDKQTDTIILQ; from the coding sequence ATGAAAAAGATAATATTTTCAATATGTTTAACATTAATTGTCCCACCATTAAAAGCAAATTTTGATAACAAACAAAAAGAAGAAATCTTATCTCAATTATCAAAAGAACGATATTTCCCTTATCAGGATATTATTATAAACAATGAAATGATTAGCAAAGGAGTTGGCCCAGACTGTCAATCTCGTTATGACGCTATTAACAAAGTAATTAATAAATACCAAAGACCTATTAAAGTTTTGGATATTGGAGCAAGCAACGGATATTTTAGCTTAAGAATTGCGCATGATTATAATGCTTTATGTGTTATGTCTGATGTATCAGATAGATTGCGTACTATTTGTGAATTAAACGATCAAGTTTCAAGTATTATTTACTTAAAAAAAGAGCTTTCATTAAAAGACTTAGAAGATCTTTGTAACGCCGAACACTTTGATGTTATATTAGCTCTCAATGTTGTACATCATATGGAGCCTTGGAAAGAAATATTAGATATTATCTTTCAACTAGGAGATACAATAATCATTGAAACTCCTCCTGCAAATGATGATCGCGTAAAAGATTTACCAAGCATTCCTCTTATAGAGCATTATTTATTAAATAAAGCTGATGGTCGAGTTATAACAGAAACACCTCGAGCTGCCGCTAATAACTTTGACCAAATAATTGTGTTAGATAGTAAGACTGATCATTTAAACCAAAAAGAATATACGCCTAATGCCTATGCTAAAATGTTTTGCTTTGAAAATATAAAAGAGTCGTCAAACAAACCGTCATTTAAATTAAGTACATTTCACTTATTGAATGGTGTGTTCCCATCTATCAGTGAATTTGATAAACAAACAGATACTATAATTCTGCAATAA
- a CDS encoding radical SAM protein, with protein sequence MNNVNTFVTTALLSVAVLQDINAMHTIPISHRTSQALIATTGLRRFSAQATINNCKSPETVDFNINGICNLNCKWCWGPAHDAKEDVTLSEWKNLAYNLKKLGTKNIVFTGGETLLKKELPELARYINTELELRTTLSSNGLLLVKRGPSVLPYINDLGLPLDGHTIKVNSTMRKGTILHFSKVLAAIKFVQNVFPNIKLTVRTVAAMPNLDSVPLIGKTMLESGIDPKTLRWKIYQVSPVGPRKEDILNSDLLITRKDFDETIEITKKMNPLFTIDAQPYERSFGRYFHVFPDGKSHIVTQGTDGLPLEVPMGNIVKDFDKVIKNVNEVFNFDQNCKHGSI encoded by the coding sequence ATGAACAATGTTAACACGTTTGTTACTACAGCATTATTATCCGTAGCTGTATTGCAAGACATAAACGCTATGCACACCATCCCAATATCACATCGAACATCACAAGCATTGATCGCTACAACAGGGCTTAGAAGATTTAGCGCACAAGCAACAATAAATAATTGTAAATCTCCAGAAACTGTCGACTTTAATATCAATGGTATTTGCAATTTAAATTGTAAATGGTGCTGGGGACCAGCACATGATGCAAAAGAGGATGTAACGCTCAGCGAATGGAAAAATTTAGCCTATAATCTCAAAAAATTAGGCACTAAGAATATAGTTTTTACAGGCGGGGAAACGCTACTCAAAAAAGAACTGCCTGAATTAGCGCGATATATTAATACTGAATTGGAATTACGCACAACATTATCAAGTAATGGTTTGTTACTCGTTAAAAGAGGTCCTTCGGTATTGCCCTATATTAACGATCTTGGTTTACCATTAGATGGCCATACAATTAAAGTCAACTCAACTATGAGAAAAGGCACGATTCTCCATTTTTCCAAAGTCTTAGCTGCAATTAAATTTGTACAAAATGTTTTTCCAAATATAAAGCTTACCGTAAGAACAGTTGCCGCAATGCCAAATTTAGATTCTGTCCCGCTAATAGGAAAAACAATGTTAGAATCCGGCATAGATCCAAAAACATTGCGCTGGAAAATATATCAAGTGAGCCCAGTTGGACCTCGTAAAGAAGATATTTTAAATAGTGACTTATTAATCACACGAAAGGATTTTGATGAAACGATAGAAATAACAAAAAAAATGAATCCCTTATTTACTATTGATGCACAGCCATACGAAAGATCATTTGGTCGCTATTTCCATGTGTTTCCAGACGGCAAAAGCCACATCGTAACACAAGGAACAGATGGATTACCATTAGAAGTACCTATGGGAAATATAGTTAAAGATTTTGATAAAGTAATAAAAAATGTAAATGAAGTATTTAATTTTGACCAAAACTGCAAACACGGAAGCATTTAA
- a CDS encoding NUDIX domain-containing protein, whose amino-acid sequence MKTIKIGCEIFLIQNNAALLGKRKNCYGEGTWGLPGGHLEVGESILDCAKRELKEELGIEGLNLKLISIVDNIDERGHYVHMSFLLQKFLGEIQCMEPDLCYEWKFFDLSSLPQDLFKPHKKIFKNYFNNTLYLENE is encoded by the coding sequence ATGAAAACAATCAAAATTGGCTGTGAAATTTTTTTAATACAAAACAATGCTGCCTTGCTTGGAAAAAGAAAAAATTGTTATGGCGAAGGAACATGGGGCTTGCCTGGAGGTCATCTAGAAGTAGGTGAATCAATTCTAGATTGCGCAAAACGAGAATTGAAAGAAGAGCTCGGAATTGAAGGATTAAATTTAAAATTAATTTCTATCGTAGATAACATTGATGAGCGAGGACATTACGTTCACATGTCATTCCTGCTGCAAAAATTTCTCGGCGAAATACAATGCATGGAACCAGATCTTTGTTATGAATGGAAATTTTTCGATCTTTCTTCTTTACCACAAGATCTTTTTAAGCCCCATAAAAAAATATTTAAAAATTATTTTAACAATACGTTATATCTTGAAAATGAGTAA